One Alicyclobacillus acidoterrestris DNA window includes the following coding sequences:
- the pyrH gene encoding UMP kinase, which translates to MTTPKYHRVILKLSGEALAGDAGYGIDPVTIDDIARQIQDVALLDVQIAIVVGAGNIWRGISGSARGMDRATADYMGMLATVLNALALQDALEKIGVDTRVQTSVEMSQVAEPYIRRRAIRHLEKGRVVIFAGGTGNPFFSTDTTAALRAAEIEAEVILMAKNGVDGVYTADPQKDPSAKKYDEIGFMQVLNEGLGVMDSTAASLCMDNDIPLIVFALGEEGNIRRAVLGETIGTIVGKGVSHE; encoded by the coding sequence TTGACGACACCGAAATATCATCGTGTGATTTTGAAGCTGAGCGGAGAAGCGCTTGCGGGAGACGCGGGGTACGGTATAGACCCAGTCACCATTGACGACATTGCCCGCCAAATCCAGGATGTCGCTCTGCTAGATGTCCAGATTGCAATTGTGGTTGGCGCCGGGAACATCTGGCGGGGTATTTCTGGCAGTGCACGCGGCATGGACCGAGCGACGGCCGACTATATGGGGATGCTCGCGACGGTATTGAATGCGTTAGCCCTGCAGGATGCCTTGGAGAAAATCGGTGTTGATACACGGGTTCAGACGTCCGTCGAAATGTCACAGGTCGCCGAGCCGTATATTCGACGACGTGCAATTCGTCATTTGGAAAAGGGGCGCGTGGTCATTTTTGCCGGCGGTACAGGCAATCCGTTTTTCTCGACGGATACCACTGCTGCACTGCGCGCAGCGGAAATCGAAGCGGAAGTCATTTTAATGGCGAAAAACGGCGTGGATGGCGTGTACACGGCAGACCCGCAGAAAGATCCATCCGCTAAGAAATATGATGAAATAGGATTCATGCAGGTGCTGAATGAGGGGCTTGGCGTCATGGATTCGACCGCTGCCTCTCTGTGTATGGACAACGATATTCCATTGATTGTCTTTGCGCTGGGTGAGGAAGGGAATATTCGGCGCGCTGTACTGGGCGAAACGATTGGTACCATTGTTGGAAAGGGTGTTTCCCATGAGTGA
- a CDS encoding chemotaxis protein CheD, which produces MSEVEQQLRIGIAEGAVLYGPGQIVTAGLGSCVGLVLYDDRRDVAGMVHIMLPTAPKPNPIHPQKYADTAIPWLFDELVRIGAQRPHIKAKLAGGAQMFRNLQTEALRIGDRNLQAATELLHELHIPVVAQDVGGHYGRTVRFELPSRVFFIRTAKGEQRQI; this is translated from the coding sequence ATGAGTGAAGTGGAGCAACAACTTCGAATTGGTATCGCGGAAGGCGCGGTCCTGTATGGCCCCGGGCAGATTGTGACTGCTGGCCTGGGGTCTTGTGTCGGGTTGGTCTTGTACGACGACAGACGAGACGTGGCTGGAATGGTTCACATCATGTTGCCGACTGCGCCGAAACCGAATCCTATACATCCGCAAAAATACGCAGACACTGCCATTCCTTGGTTGTTTGACGAATTGGTGCGCATTGGTGCACAGCGCCCGCATATCAAGGCGAAATTGGCTGGAGGCGCGCAGATGTTTCGCAACCTGCAGACAGAGGCACTGCGAATTGGGGACCGGAATTTGCAGGCGGCAACGGAATTGCTACATGAATTACATATTCCGGTGGTTGCACAAGATGTCGGTGGTCACTATGGTAGAACTGTTCGCTTCGAATTGCCGTCGCGCGTGTTTTTTATCCGCACGGCGAAGGGTGAACAGCGTCAAATTTGA
- a CDS encoding chemotaxis protein CheA has translation MDTADYLDAFLAETDENLNVLSELCLVLEQQGADDDTFAAMFRAAHTLKGMSATMGFQKMADLTHHMEDALGYFRQHPERFDSSIVDVLFQAIDGLTEHVEAIRNGAGEEGIDHQTVLDALARAQNEVAASAVASAAENASFAPEMIAMLESLQAEGNQVAVVRVELTADCVMRGVRMVMVMRALEPFGECLATSPDVPVLEEGSFTGAAELAVVLHNGTFDALRAAVADIAEVAQVDIVQLSDLKTAAQATTPTPVASAAKPVEQASSEQAPAASASAPAPASGGKQAAPRHREQTLRVPVSRIDEFMNVLSELVIARTRLELLARASENPELREVSEQIARLSDSLQDGVMSMRMMPVESLFQRFPRMMRDLQKTLDREFDFEMTGLETEMDRTVMDEMGEALVHLLRNAADHGLESPADREQRGKPRKGVIRLAAYASGGHVYLEVSDDGRGIDRDKVLASAIKKGIVDPAKAPAMSDAQVYDLLFASGFSTAATVSDISGRGVGLDAVRGKVESLGGTIRIESVPGQGSTFLIELPLTLTILQAMLVRVGDELFALPTSGIEEVARIAPQDVEFVHEQPVVNFREGVVPMIDLGAYFFSSKTTTEDVWQTVICREGKRYVALVVDDVIDELEVVNKPLGKYLEGVKVFSGATILGDGHVALIVDLHQVFQLGA, from the coding sequence TTGGACACGGCGGATTATCTTGACGCATTTCTAGCAGAGACAGATGAAAATTTAAATGTTTTAAGTGAACTGTGTCTCGTGCTGGAGCAACAGGGCGCAGACGATGACACGTTTGCGGCGATGTTTCGAGCGGCGCACACGCTCAAGGGCATGAGTGCGACCATGGGATTTCAGAAAATGGCCGATTTGACCCACCATATGGAGGATGCGCTGGGGTATTTTCGCCAGCATCCAGAGCGTTTTGACAGTTCTATCGTCGACGTCCTGTTCCAGGCCATTGACGGATTGACAGAGCACGTCGAAGCGATTCGCAATGGTGCGGGCGAAGAGGGGATAGACCATCAGACGGTGCTGGACGCTTTGGCCCGTGCGCAAAATGAAGTCGCGGCGAGTGCGGTAGCGTCTGCCGCGGAAAATGCCTCATTTGCGCCAGAGATGATTGCCATGCTCGAGTCCCTGCAAGCTGAAGGGAACCAGGTGGCGGTCGTCCGCGTTGAACTGACTGCGGATTGTGTCATGAGAGGTGTGCGGATGGTGATGGTCATGCGGGCACTTGAACCGTTCGGCGAATGTCTCGCGACCAGTCCGGATGTTCCGGTACTCGAAGAGGGATCGTTCACTGGCGCCGCAGAATTGGCGGTCGTTTTGCACAATGGCACGTTCGACGCCCTGCGCGCAGCAGTGGCCGACATCGCGGAGGTTGCTCAGGTTGACATCGTACAACTTTCCGACCTGAAAACCGCTGCACAAGCCACCACACCAACCCCGGTAGCGTCGGCTGCCAAACCAGTCGAGCAGGCTTCGTCTGAACAAGCGCCTGCTGCCTCTGCCTCTGCACCCGCACCTGCGTCCGGCGGCAAACAGGCTGCACCTCGCCATCGTGAACAGACGCTGCGCGTGCCGGTTAGTCGTATTGACGAGTTTATGAACGTCTTGAGCGAGTTGGTCATCGCGAGAACTCGGTTGGAGTTGTTGGCGAGGGCGAGTGAAAATCCTGAACTGCGCGAAGTCAGCGAACAGATTGCTAGGTTGTCCGATTCGCTGCAGGATGGTGTCATGAGCATGCGGATGATGCCTGTCGAGTCGCTGTTCCAACGCTTCCCGCGGATGATGCGGGATTTGCAAAAGACGCTTGACCGCGAGTTCGACTTTGAGATGACGGGACTTGAGACCGAAATGGATCGGACGGTTATGGATGAGATGGGTGAGGCGTTGGTTCACCTGTTGCGCAATGCCGCTGATCACGGCCTGGAGTCGCCTGCTGACCGCGAACAACGGGGGAAGCCGCGCAAGGGTGTCATTCGTTTGGCCGCGTATGCTTCTGGCGGCCACGTGTATTTGGAAGTGAGTGACGATGGTCGCGGGATCGATCGCGATAAAGTACTCGCTTCAGCTATCAAGAAGGGCATTGTCGATCCGGCCAAGGCCCCGGCGATGTCCGATGCGCAAGTCTACGACTTGCTGTTTGCCTCAGGTTTCAGTACAGCCGCAACGGTTTCGGATATTTCGGGTCGTGGCGTAGGGCTTGACGCAGTTCGCGGCAAAGTCGAGTCGTTGGGCGGCACTATCCGGATTGAATCGGTTCCTGGTCAAGGGAGTACATTTCTCATTGAATTGCCGCTGACGCTGACCATTCTGCAAGCGATGTTAGTCCGAGTCGGGGACGAGCTGTTTGCGTTGCCGACCAGTGGGATTGAAGAAGTTGCGCGCATTGCGCCGCAGGATGTCGAGTTCGTGCACGAACAGCCGGTCGTCAATTTTCGCGAAGGTGTCGTGCCAATGATTGATTTGGGCGCGTATTTCTTCTCGTCGAAGACGACGACGGAAGACGTTTGGCAGACGGTCATTTGCCGAGAGGGGAAGCGTTATGTGGCGCTGGTGGTTGATGACGTGATCGACGAATTGGAAGTCGTCAACAAACCTTTAGGCAAATATCTGGAAGGCGTCAAGGTGTTTTCCGGCGCGACCATTCTCGGAGATGGTCATGTCGCATTAATTGTCGATTTGCACCAAGTCTTTCAATTGGGTGCCTAA
- the tsf gene encoding translation elongation factor Ts, translated as MAEITAAMVKELREKTGAGMMDCKKALTEAEGDIERATEVLRERGLASAAKKAGRVAAEGLVEAYIHAGGRIGVLVEVNCETDFVAKNEDFRAFVKDVAMHIAAASPQYVRREDVPSDVVEKEREILRAQTLNEGKPEHIVDKIVEGRIDKFFKDICLLEQEFVKDPDKTVETLLREKIATIGENISIRRFARYVVGEGIEKAENNFVDEVMAQVRG; from the coding sequence ATGGCAGAAATTACGGCAGCAATGGTGAAGGAACTCCGCGAGAAGACGGGCGCTGGCATGATGGATTGCAAAAAAGCGTTGACCGAGGCGGAGGGTGACATCGAGCGCGCAACAGAAGTCCTTCGTGAACGCGGTCTCGCGTCTGCGGCGAAAAAGGCTGGTCGCGTTGCGGCAGAAGGTTTGGTGGAAGCCTATATCCACGCAGGTGGACGCATTGGCGTTCTCGTCGAAGTCAACTGTGAGACGGACTTCGTTGCAAAGAATGAAGATTTTCGCGCGTTCGTGAAGGACGTCGCGATGCACATTGCCGCTGCGAGCCCGCAATATGTTCGCCGCGAAGACGTTCCTTCGGACGTGGTGGAAAAAGAACGCGAAATTCTGCGTGCTCAAACCTTGAACGAAGGCAAGCCAGAACACATTGTCGATAAGATCGTCGAAGGCCGCATCGACAAGTTCTTCAAGGATATCTGTTTGTTGGAGCAGGAATTTGTCAAAGATCCGGATAAGACGGTTGAGACGTTACTGCGCGAAAAAATTGCGACCATCGGAGAAAACATTTCGATTCGCCGTTTCGCACGCTACGTGGTTGGTGAAGGAATTGAAAAGGCCGAAAACAATTTTGTTGACGAAGTGATGGCGCAAGTTCGCGGTTAA
- the rpsB gene encoding 30S ribosomal protein S2 encodes MAIISMKQLLEAGVHFGHQTRRWNPKMARYIFTERNGIYIIDLQKTVRKVEEAYNFVRELAASGESILFVGTKKQAQEAVREEAERSGMFYVNQRWLGGTLTNFNTIQKRIRRLQQLERMQEDGTFDVLPKKEVILLKKEMERLEKFLGGIKGMTKMPGAMFIIDPRKERIAVAEAHKLGIPIVAIVDTNCDPDEIDYVIPGNDDAIRAVRLLTGKMADAVLEGAQGQSESEEETTA; translated from the coding sequence GTGGCAATTATCTCGATGAAGCAATTGCTTGAAGCCGGTGTTCATTTTGGACACCAGACGCGTCGCTGGAACCCAAAGATGGCGCGGTACATCTTTACGGAGCGCAACGGTATCTACATTATTGACCTGCAGAAGACGGTTCGCAAGGTTGAGGAAGCATACAACTTTGTTCGCGAATTGGCAGCGTCTGGTGAATCGATTCTCTTCGTCGGTACGAAGAAACAGGCTCAGGAAGCTGTTCGCGAAGAAGCGGAACGTTCCGGGATGTTTTACGTGAATCAACGTTGGTTGGGCGGTACGCTCACGAACTTCAATACGATTCAAAAGCGGATTCGCCGCTTGCAACAGTTGGAGCGTATGCAGGAAGACGGCACGTTTGACGTCCTTCCAAAGAAAGAAGTTATTCTGCTCAAAAAAGAAATGGAACGACTGGAGAAGTTCCTTGGCGGCATTAAGGGTATGACCAAGATGCCAGGCGCGATGTTCATCATCGACCCGCGCAAGGAACGGATTGCGGTTGCCGAAGCGCACAAGCTCGGTATTCCTATCGTTGCAATTGTCGATACCAACTGTGACCCAGACGAAATCGATTATGTGATTCCTGGCAACGACGACGCGATTCGCGCTGTGCGGTTGCTGACAGGGAAAATGGCCGACGCCGTTCTCGAGGGTGCGCAGGGTCAAAGCGAAAGTGAAGAAGAAACCACTGCGTAA
- a CDS encoding M50 family metallopeptidase codes for MPIISNLEFYVRAAIAIICVFLVCVTLHEFGHFYVAKKSGIAVPVFSIGFGPKLVKWNRGGTEYSIRLLPLGGFVQMAGEAPQETWFPIGQRVAYELDDELRIIRLGDPKDLKQGYVGTVRRVDLTDAMEMAIDTAQGVRTFQVKPYARVMLNKRSSIPLVERHEQMLGKPLWKRAAVILAGPVMNFLLAGVLFSIVNVCIGIATTTIGQVEPGTPAQAAGLRAGDQIVEVNHHSIHSWDDVASSIQSSYAADRGKLKPLELVVSRAGQPETVQVTPKVENGGAIIGIESAVTHNPLRAVPAGFVQMVRDTGLTVQAYGQLISHHQFSALSGPVGIADVITQQAKVGFWNVVMIAGVLSLNLGLFNLIPIPALDGGRLLFMIIELVRGRKVDPQKEGFVHFVGFAILMLFAVAITYRDVTHLF; via the coding sequence TTGCCTATCATTTCGAATTTGGAGTTCTATGTGAGGGCGGCCATCGCCATCATCTGTGTATTTCTTGTCTGTGTGACACTGCACGAGTTTGGACATTTTTACGTGGCCAAGAAGAGTGGTATTGCGGTTCCGGTGTTTAGCATTGGCTTCGGACCAAAGCTTGTAAAATGGAACCGTGGTGGAACGGAATATTCCATCCGACTGCTTCCGCTTGGTGGATTTGTGCAAATGGCTGGTGAAGCACCGCAGGAGACGTGGTTTCCGATTGGGCAGCGCGTCGCGTATGAATTGGACGACGAGTTGCGGATTATCCGTTTGGGAGATCCCAAGGACCTGAAGCAGGGTTATGTTGGCACGGTTCGTCGCGTCGATTTAACCGATGCGATGGAGATGGCGATTGATACAGCACAAGGCGTTCGCACGTTTCAGGTAAAACCGTACGCGCGCGTGATGCTGAACAAGCGTTCTTCGATTCCCCTGGTGGAGCGGCATGAGCAAATGCTCGGAAAACCCCTCTGGAAGCGCGCTGCGGTGATTCTGGCTGGACCGGTGATGAACTTTCTGTTGGCTGGCGTGTTATTCTCTATCGTCAACGTTTGTATTGGCATCGCGACGACGACCATCGGTCAAGTGGAGCCGGGTACGCCTGCGCAGGCTGCGGGGCTAAGAGCGGGAGATCAAATCGTGGAAGTCAATCACCATTCTATCCACAGTTGGGATGATGTGGCTTCTTCGATTCAGTCGAGTTACGCAGCGGATCGCGGGAAGCTTAAGCCGCTTGAACTCGTTGTATCGCGTGCGGGGCAGCCAGAAACCGTCCAGGTGACGCCGAAGGTGGAAAATGGCGGCGCGATTATCGGAATTGAGTCAGCGGTCACGCACAATCCGCTGCGTGCGGTTCCGGCCGGTTTTGTGCAGATGGTTCGCGACACGGGGCTGACGGTACAAGCGTACGGTCAACTGATATCGCATCATCAGTTTTCCGCGTTGTCTGGTCCAGTGGGGATTGCTGACGTCATCACCCAACAGGCAAAAGTTGGGTTTTGGAATGTGGTGATGATTGCCGGCGTGCTCAGCTTAAACTTGGGTTTGTTCAACTTGATTCCCATTCCGGCGCTCGATGGTGGTAGATTGTTGTTTATGATTATCGAGCTCGTCCGTGGGCGCAAGGTCGATCCGCAAAAAGAGGGCTTTGTCCACTTTGTCGGCTTTGCGATTCTGATGCTGTTTGCGGTGGCCATCACGTACCGCGACGTGACGCATTTGTTTTAA
- the frr gene encoding ribosome recycling factor: protein MSEAVIQNVQERMEKALQNLRREFASVRAGRATPAMLDKVMVEYYGAQMPVNQVGSVTSPEPRQLVISPWEKSMLGEIEKAIQKSDLGLNPSNDGSVIRLVIPALTEERRQELVKQVRKLAEEARVSIRNIRRDGNDELKKAEKNGEITEDEARRLMDKIQQVTDKSIAQVDSLLEDKEKDVTQV from the coding sequence ATGAGTGAAGCAGTCATTCAGAACGTTCAAGAGCGTATGGAAAAGGCGTTACAAAACTTGCGACGCGAGTTTGCTTCCGTGCGTGCGGGTCGCGCAACCCCAGCTATGCTGGATAAAGTGATGGTCGAGTATTACGGGGCTCAAATGCCGGTGAATCAGGTGGGGAGTGTGACCTCGCCAGAACCTCGACAACTCGTGATTTCGCCTTGGGAAAAATCTATGTTGGGGGAAATCGAGAAAGCGATTCAAAAGTCAGATCTCGGTTTGAATCCATCCAATGACGGCAGCGTGATTCGATTGGTGATTCCGGCTTTGACGGAGGAACGCCGCCAGGAACTGGTGAAACAGGTGCGGAAGCTCGCGGAAGAAGCGCGCGTGTCCATTCGCAACATTCGCCGCGATGGCAATGACGAGTTGAAGAAAGCAGAGAAAAATGGTGAGATCACCGAAGATGAGGCACGGCGGCTAATGGATAAAATTCAGCAAGTAACAGATAAATCCATTGCACAGGTTGACAGTTTGTTGGAAGATAAGGAGAAAGACGTTACGCAAGTATAA
- a CDS encoding chemotaxis protein CheW — protein sequence MAELQCVTMRIGDELYGARVEQVMSVERMLDISPVPRTLSYIKGVANLRGTVTPVIDLRERVGLRGQSEVGDDARRIVVVEVDEMTVGLIVDAVEDVVSIDEAAVEPAPAVVGGLQAVYLDGVARVGERLMVVLNLERILSDVEVAQLHEVEKQVRG from the coding sequence ATGGCCGAATTACAGTGTGTGACGATGAGAATTGGCGATGAGTTGTATGGTGCGAGAGTGGAGCAAGTGATGTCTGTCGAGCGCATGCTCGATATTTCGCCAGTGCCTCGTACGCTGAGTTACATAAAGGGCGTGGCGAATTTGCGAGGAACCGTCACGCCGGTGATTGACCTTCGGGAACGCGTTGGCCTGCGAGGTCAGAGTGAAGTAGGGGATGACGCTCGTCGCATTGTCGTCGTCGAGGTCGACGAGATGACGGTCGGGTTGATTGTCGATGCGGTTGAGGATGTGGTCTCGATCGACGAGGCGGCCGTTGAACCGGCACCTGCGGTTGTGGGTGGACTACAGGCGGTTTATTTGGATGGCGTGGCCCGCGTTGGCGAACGGCTGATGGTGGTTCTCAACTTGGAACGTATCCTTTCTGACGTCGAGGTGGCGCAACTTCACGAGGTAGAAAAGCAGGTTCGCGGATGA
- a CDS encoding chemotaxis protein CheC → MSGLKLDEVTADALCEFGNIGAGHAATALSVLLQGRITMSVTAARVCPFADIVDVVGGPEAIVAAVFIRIDGQISGNMFVLFTLDTADRLLDQLLPVQAPREDYSDLDLSAIAEVGNILTGAYVTAISDLCNIQLNQSVPSVAIDMAAAVLDVGLMLTGYEDNEAILISSTLAQGQSAIHGHFFLLPDAEGMQTLLRVLRRAALHE, encoded by the coding sequence ATGAGTGGCCTAAAACTGGATGAGGTAACGGCGGACGCCCTGTGTGAGTTCGGCAACATCGGGGCGGGGCACGCCGCGACAGCGTTGTCGGTACTGTTACAAGGCCGCATTACGATGTCTGTTACCGCTGCTCGGGTGTGCCCTTTTGCCGACATCGTGGATGTCGTGGGCGGACCCGAAGCCATTGTGGCGGCGGTATTCATCCGGATTGATGGCCAGATTTCCGGCAATATGTTTGTCTTGTTCACGCTGGATACGGCTGACCGCCTGTTAGATCAGTTATTGCCGGTACAGGCGCCGAGGGAGGACTACTCCGACCTCGATTTGTCGGCGATAGCTGAAGTAGGAAACATTCTGACGGGCGCCTACGTGACGGCCATTAGTGACCTGTGTAACATTCAGTTGAACCAATCGGTGCCGTCCGTGGCCATTGACATGGCTGCTGCGGTGCTCGACGTGGGTCTGATGTTGACGGGGTACGAGGACAACGAGGCGATATTGATTAGTTCGACGTTGGCGCAGGGACAGTCTGCGATTCACGGCCACTTTTTCTTGTTGCCGGATGCGGAAGGCATGCAGACGCTCCTTCGAGTGCTACGAAGGGCGGCTTTGCATGAGTGA
- a CDS encoding isoprenyl transferase: protein MRDLFKGWGRGQRASATTVEHPPLKIKPRHVGIIMDGNGRWARKRGLPRMAGHRAGMIAMREVIRACDDFGIECVTLYAFSTENWKRPMPEVEYLMHLPEQFFRSEIDELVSRGVRVRFMGDTSALPPYTQETVRNSLERTAENTGMTVNFALNYGGRAELMSAMSRFAQAVAKGDLGVEDLTEERFESYLDTAGLPPLDLVIRTSGEIRLSNFLIWQAAYAELWFTDVLWPDFRKDDLYQAILDFGGRKRRYGDVE from the coding sequence ATGCGAGACTTGTTCAAAGGTTGGGGACGTGGACAACGAGCCAGTGCAACGACAGTCGAGCATCCACCGCTCAAGATCAAGCCTCGTCACGTTGGCATTATCATGGACGGCAATGGACGGTGGGCCCGCAAGCGAGGCCTGCCGAGAATGGCCGGCCATCGAGCGGGAATGATTGCGATGCGCGAGGTCATTCGTGCGTGTGACGATTTTGGGATTGAGTGCGTTACGTTATATGCTTTCTCTACTGAAAACTGGAAACGGCCGATGCCTGAAGTCGAGTATTTGATGCATTTGCCTGAGCAATTTTTCCGCTCGGAAATCGATGAACTGGTGAGCCGCGGTGTGCGTGTTCGGTTTATGGGAGATACGTCTGCACTCCCTCCTTACACGCAGGAGACGGTACGCAATTCGTTGGAGCGAACGGCTGAAAATACAGGGATGACGGTGAACTTTGCCCTGAATTACGGTGGGCGTGCCGAACTCATGTCCGCGATGTCCCGGTTCGCTCAAGCGGTGGCGAAGGGCGACCTTGGCGTGGAAGATTTGACGGAGGAGCGGTTCGAGTCGTATTTGGACACGGCTGGGTTACCTCCACTGGACCTTGTCATCCGTACGAGTGGTGAGATTCGCTTGAGCAATTTCTTGATTTGGCAAGCGGCTTACGCTGAGTTGTGGTTTACAGACGTGCTTTGGCCGGATTTTCGGAAGGACGACTTATATCAAGCAATCCTCGATTTCGGTGGGCGCAAACGTCGATATGGAGATGTAGAGTAG
- a CDS encoding 1-deoxy-D-xylulose-5-phosphate reductoisomerase produces MKTVAVLGSTGAIGTRTLEVVDALGGEVRVSVLVAGRNMSVLAEQVKRFQPELVSVADEAARDELMLKLSGASKPEVLVGDEGLAACAAHPTDVVVNAVMGARGIRPALEAVRRKARLALANKECLVAAGSFIMEAARASGAEVIPVDSEHCALFQCMVAGRPDEVERWILTASGGPFRTFSKEQLEHVMVADALRHPNWSMGQKITIDSATMMNKGLEVIEAHHLFNAPYDKIKVLVHPESIVHSMVEYADGSVMAQLATHDMRLPIQYALTYPERVKLPWPRLDFAQYNQLSFAEPDMERFPALRLAIEAGRAGGLAPCVMNAANEIAVEAFLQEKIAFTQIPELVEGTLEAMAPGTAQSLEEVLAMDRQARDYARRVAYGA; encoded by the coding sequence ATGAAAACCGTAGCGGTGCTTGGTTCGACAGGGGCGATTGGAACGCGAACGCTGGAAGTCGTCGACGCCCTGGGTGGCGAAGTGCGTGTCAGCGTGCTTGTCGCTGGTCGAAATATGTCGGTTTTGGCAGAACAGGTGAAACGATTCCAGCCAGAATTGGTCAGCGTGGCTGATGAGGCGGCGCGAGATGAGTTGATGTTAAAGCTCTCGGGTGCTTCCAAGCCGGAAGTGCTGGTCGGTGACGAAGGCTTGGCGGCGTGTGCCGCACATCCGACAGACGTGGTGGTCAATGCCGTGATGGGGGCGCGCGGCATTCGTCCGGCGCTGGAGGCAGTCCGCCGCAAGGCGCGTTTGGCGTTGGCCAACAAGGAGTGTCTCGTAGCGGCGGGGAGTTTCATTATGGAAGCCGCTCGTGCGTCCGGTGCCGAAGTGATTCCGGTCGATAGCGAGCATTGTGCGCTGTTCCAATGTATGGTGGCTGGCCGCCCGGACGAGGTGGAACGGTGGATACTCACTGCGTCGGGTGGACCGTTTCGAACGTTCTCGAAGGAGCAACTGGAGCATGTGATGGTGGCTGATGCGCTTCGTCATCCGAACTGGAGCATGGGGCAAAAGATCACCATCGACTCTGCGACGATGATGAACAAAGGACTTGAAGTCATCGAAGCGCATCATTTGTTCAATGCACCATATGATAAGATCAAGGTGCTCGTACATCCGGAAAGTATTGTTCACTCGATGGTGGAGTATGCGGATGGCTCCGTGATGGCACAATTGGCGACCCACGACATGCGATTACCGATTCAGTATGCACTGACGTATCCAGAGCGCGTCAAATTGCCGTGGCCGCGACTCGACTTCGCACAGTACAATCAACTGTCGTTTGCTGAGCCTGACATGGAACGTTTCCCGGCGTTACGCCTGGCAATTGAGGCGGGACGAGCAGGTGGCCTCGCGCCGTGCGTGATGAACGCTGCGAACGAAATTGCCGTTGAAGCGTTTCTTCAAGAGAAAATTGCGTTTACCCAAATTCCCGAGTTGGTGGAAGGGACACTGGAGGCGATGGCGCCAGGTACCGCACAGTCGTTGGAAGAGGTCCTGGCGATGGATAGGCAGGCGCGGGACTACGCGCGGCGTGTAGCATACGGGGCATAA
- a CDS encoding phosphatidate cytidylyltransferase, with amino-acid sequence MLKTRVITATVAGLVVLAVLVIGNPTAWRALAWLATVAGVVEFTTMHRAKWFGPLTLYGVLLVSLIEWFPRFFYQPAVLFLVVAIVIAVPVFSLNRVHVQSMAVHTFGALYIAVGGYSLSELRAMPMGWFWLWLLLIAVWMTDTAAYFVGRFVKGPKLLPEISPKKTISGSVGGIFGGAIGAVIFGAIAYPTYALWIYALLGAVISVFGQFGDLIESAYKRAANVKDSGKLLPGHGGMLDRIDSLLFASPFAFWIIVHGVHGWFH; translated from the coding sequence ATGCTTAAGACACGCGTAATCACAGCAACCGTGGCGGGACTCGTGGTATTGGCGGTGTTGGTCATCGGCAATCCAACTGCATGGCGGGCCTTGGCGTGGCTGGCCACTGTAGCTGGCGTCGTTGAATTTACCACCATGCACAGAGCAAAATGGTTCGGTCCATTGACACTATATGGGGTACTACTCGTCAGTTTGATAGAGTGGTTCCCACGTTTTTTTTATCAGCCGGCTGTACTCTTTCTCGTGGTCGCGATTGTCATCGCGGTGCCCGTCTTCAGTTTGAACCGCGTGCATGTACAATCGATGGCCGTACATACATTTGGGGCGTTGTATATCGCCGTCGGGGGCTATTCTTTAAGCGAGCTTCGGGCGATGCCTATGGGTTGGTTCTGGCTGTGGCTGTTGTTGATAGCCGTTTGGATGACCGACACCGCAGCGTATTTCGTCGGAAGGTTCGTCAAGGGCCCCAAGTTATTGCCAGAAATCAGTCCGAAAAAGACCATCAGTGGTTCTGTGGGCGGAATTTTTGGTGGGGCGATAGGTGCCGTCATATTTGGCGCGATTGCCTATCCTACATACGCTTTGTGGATTTACGCATTGCTTGGCGCAGTGATTTCCGTATTTGGTCAATTCGGCGATTTGATTGAAAGCGCGTATAAACGGGCGGCAAACGTCAAAGACTCTGGTAAGTTGCTTCCAGGACATGGAGGTATGCTCGACCGGATCGACAGTCTGTTGTTTGCTTCTCCGTTTGCGTTTTGGATCATTGTGCACGGCGTCCATGGCTGGTTTCATTAG